Proteins encoded within one genomic window of Bombina bombina isolate aBomBom1 chromosome 1, aBomBom1.pri, whole genome shotgun sequence:
- the LOC128650443 gene encoding protein S100-G — protein MGEKLEDLMIRLIGTFKKYAGKDGDGNFLNQDELCELATKEFPTLCTSGKKDEILKGVMGEMDMDGDKKVSFKEFIIFFGFLSLALEEYMCKKK, from the exons ATGGGTGAAAAATTGGAAGACTTAATGATCAGGCTCATTGGAACCTTTAAGAAATATGCTGGAAAAGATGGAGATGGCAATTTTCTGAACCAGGATGAGCTGTGTGAACTGGCTACAAAGGAATTCCCTACATTATGT actaGTGGAAAGAAAGATGAAATCCTGAAAGGGGTCATGGGCGAGATGGACATGGATGGGGACAAGAAAGTGTCCTTTAAAGAATTTATCATCTTCTTCGGGTTCCTCTCATTAGCACTGGAGGAGTATATGTGTAAAAAGAAATAA
- the LOC128642727 gene encoding dynein assembly factor with WDR repeat domains 1: MRLKRFLLRYYPPGIILEYEKGGELMTKSIDLLDLSPKTAVDPLVEEIQKTEPLITASRTQQVKQLILRLQEKIGQQDHHKFYLFKVLRAHILPLTNVAFNKSGSSFITGSYDRTCKVWETATGEELHTLEGHRNVVYAIQFNNPYGDKIATGSFDKTCKLWSAETGKCYHTFRGHTAEIVCVAFNPQSTLVATGSMDTTAKLWDIQTGEEALTLNGHSAEIISLSFNTTGDRLITGSFDHTVSVWDMPTGRKVHTLIGHRGEISSTQFNFDCSLIATASMDKTCRLWDALSGKCVATLTGHDDEVLDVTFDSTGQFIATASADGTARVYSAATKKCIAKLEGHEGEISKICFNPQGNRVLTGSSDKTSRLWDPHTGQCVQVLEGHTDEIFSCAFNYEGNTIITGSKDNTCRIWR, encoded by the coding sequence ATGCGACTCAAACGTTTTCTGCTCCGGTATTACCCGCCCGGTATTATACTGGAATATGAGAAAGGTGGGGAACTCATGACCAAGTCCATAGATTTACTGGACCTCTCTCCCAAGACTGCTGTGGACCCACTTGTTGAGGAAATTCAGAAAACAGAACCGCTTATTACTGCATCACGTACACAGCAAGTAAAACAGCTCATCCTGAGGCTCCAGGAAAAGATAGGCCAGCAAGATCATCACAAATTCTACCTGTTCAAGGTCCTCAGAGCTCATATCTTACCACTAACAAATGTGGCGTTTAATAAATCTGGCTCCAGCTTCATCACTGGCAGCTATGACAGGACATGCAAAGTATGGGAAACGGCAACAGGGGAGGAGCTGCACACCTTAGAAGGACATCGTAATGTGGTTTATGCTATCCAGTTTAATAATCCCTATGGAGATAAAATTGCAACTGGATCATTTGATAAAACATGCAAGTTGTGGAGTGCTGAGACTGGAAAATGTTACCACACTTTCCGAGGACACACGGCGGAAATAGTTTGTGTAGCATTCAATCCTCAAAGTACCTTGGTAGCAACTGGGAGCATGGATACCACAGCTAAGTTGTGGGACATACAAACCGGAGAAGAAGCTCTCACCTTGAATGGCCATTCAGCAGAGATAATCTCATTATCATTTAACACTACTGGAGACAGGCTGATCACAGGCTCGTTTGATCACACGGTATCTGTGTGGGATATGCCCACAGGCAGGAAAGTTCATACCTTAATAGGTCATCGAGGAGAAATCAGCAGCACACAGTTTAACTTTGACTGCTCCCTCATTGCTACAGCTTCAATGGATAAAACCTGCAGGCTATGGGATGCTTTAAGTGGAAAATGTGTGGCTACCCTGACTGGGCATGACGATGAAGTTCTTGATGTCACCTTTGATTCCACTGGACAGTTTATCGCAACTGCTTCAGCTGATGGAACAGCAAGGGTATACAGTGCAGCCACCAAGAAATGCATAGCAAAGTTAGAGGGACACGAAGGGGAGATATCTAAGATCTGCTTCAATCCGCAGGGTAATCGAGTATTGACAGGGAGTTCTGACAAGACCTCGCGGCTTTGGGACCCACACACTGGACAATGTGTACAGGTGTTAGAGGGACACACAGATGAGATCTTCTCTTGTGCATTCAACTATGAGGGAAACACAATTATTACAGGGAGCAAGGATAACACTTGCAGGATTTGGCGGTAA